A region from the Canis lupus dingo isolate Sandy chromosome X, ASM325472v2, whole genome shotgun sequence genome encodes:
- the LOC118353716 gene encoding elongation factor 1-alpha 1-like: MGKEKTHINIIVIGLVDSGKSTTTGHLIYKCGGIDKRTIEKFEKEAAEMGKGSFKYAWVLDKLKAERERGITIDISLWKFETSKYYVTIIDAPGHRDFIKNMITGTSQADCAVLIVAAGVGEFEAGIFKNGQTREHALLAYTLGVKQLIVGVNKMDSTELPYSQKRYEEIIKEVSTYIKKIGYNPNTVAFVPISGWNGDNMLEPSANMPWFKGWKVTRKDGNAGGTTLLEALDCILPPTLPTDKPLCLPLQDVYKIGGIGTVPVGRVETGVLKPGMVVTFAPVNVTTEVKSVEMHHEALSEALPGDNVGFNVKNVSVKDVRHGNVAGDSKNDPPMEAAGFTAQVIILNHPGQISAGYAPVLDCHTAHIACKFAELKEKIDRRSGKKLENGPKFLKSGDAAIVDMVPGKPMCVKSFSDYPPLGHFAVRDMRQMVAVGVIKAVDNKAAGAGKVTKSAQKAQKAK; this comes from the coding sequence atgggaaaggaaaagactcacatcaacatcatcGTCATTGGACTggtagattcgggcaagtctaccactactggccatctgatctacaaatgtggtgggatcgacaaaagaactatcgaaaaatttgagaaggaggctgctgagatgggaaaaggctccttcaagtatgcctgggtcttggataaactgaaagctgaacgtgaacgtggtatcaccattgatatctccctgtggaaattcgagaccagtaagtattatgtgaccatcattgatgccccaggacacagagactttatcaaaaacatgattacaggcacatctcaggctgactgtgctgtcctgattgttgctgctggtgttggtgaatttgaagcaggtatcttcaagaatgggcagacccgtgagcatgcccttctggcttacacactgggtgtaaaacaactaattgttggtgttaacaaaatggattccactgaactgccctacagccagaagagatacgaggaaatcattaaggaagtcagcacctacattaagaaaattggctacaaccccaacacagtagcatttgtgccaatttctggttggaatggtgacaacatgctagagccaagtgctaacatgccttggttcaaaggatggaaagtcacccgtaaagatgggaatgccggcggaaccacactgcttgaagccctggattgcattctgccaccaactcttccaactgataagcccttgtgtctgcctctccaagacgtctacaaaattggtggtattggtactgtaccagtgggtcgagtggagactggtgttcttaagcctggtatggtggtcacctttgctccagtcaatgttacaactgaagtaaagtctgttgaaatgcaccatgaagctttgagtgaggctcttcctggggacaatgtgggcttcaatgtcaagaacgtatctgtcaaagatgttcgtcatggcaacgtggctggtgacagcaaaaatgacccaccaatggaagcagctggcttcacagctcaggtgattatcctgaaccatccaggccaaatcagtgctggctatgcacctgtgctggattgtcacacagctcacattgcttgcaagtttgctgagctgaaggaaaagatagatcgtcgttctggaaagaagctggaaaatggtcccaagttcttgaaatctggggatgctgccattgttgatatggttcctggcaaacctatgtgtgttaagagcttctctgactatcctcctctgggccattttgctgttcgtgacatgagacagatggttgctgtgggtgtcatcaaagcagtggacaacaaggcagctggagctggcaaagtcaccaagtctgcccagaaagctcagaaggctaaatga